The following coding sequences are from one Bradyrhizobium sp. 200 window:
- a CDS encoding ABC transporter substrate-binding protein, giving the protein MRKVLSSVFVAALFFGPASGALAQNIKVGTIFPMSGPAGPSGIDAAAAVRVQVELLNKKGGLLGRKIVVSQKDDESTPAVGVSRANELVGEKADVIFEGRNSPVALAMQPIIAAANILDITCSAKAEAILSGKGNAMAIRIISSNEIDAEAIANYVIDIKKANRVAIMVQNDAYGNDFRQLIENRLKAASRPIEVVLSEKFPFRHTDFRVPLTAVKAANPDAVIVINAATSGMSALIEQYRQAGITAQFVAGITLLTPEVVNASKELINGIVSGSGYLPELEPLKDIPAAKEFFEAYQRETGRAAGEEAGIAAQAVAVWASAVRSTNSLDKTVVAQAIRGKGVKGTNFGDVQFAENGQMLTKPSLFRVVDGPAWRLELVK; this is encoded by the coding sequence ATGAGGAAGGTATTATCGTCAGTCTTCGTTGCCGCGCTGTTTTTCGGCCCGGCAAGCGGAGCTTTGGCCCAGAACATCAAGGTCGGGACCATCTTTCCAATGAGCGGGCCGGCCGGTCCGAGCGGCATCGACGCCGCGGCGGCCGTACGAGTTCAAGTCGAACTTCTCAACAAAAAGGGTGGTCTGCTCGGCCGCAAGATTGTGGTGTCACAGAAAGACGATGAAAGCACACCGGCGGTCGGTGTGAGCCGCGCCAACGAGCTTGTTGGCGAAAAAGCCGACGTCATCTTCGAGGGCAGAAACTCCCCAGTGGCGCTGGCGATGCAGCCTATTATTGCTGCCGCGAATATTCTTGACATCACATGCTCGGCTAAGGCCGAGGCGATCTTGTCAGGAAAAGGCAACGCCATGGCAATCCGCATTATCAGCTCGAACGAAATCGATGCGGAGGCCATTGCCAACTATGTCATCGACATCAAGAAGGCAAATCGCGTCGCCATCATGGTGCAAAACGATGCGTACGGTAACGATTTTCGTCAGCTTATCGAAAATCGGTTGAAGGCCGCATCGCGTCCGATCGAGGTGGTTTTATCGGAGAAGTTCCCGTTTCGCCATACCGATTTTCGCGTGCCGCTGACGGCCGTGAAGGCTGCCAATCCTGACGCGGTCATTGTGATCAATGCGGCGACGTCCGGCATGTCGGCTCTTATCGAACAATACCGTCAAGCCGGGATTACCGCGCAGTTCGTCGCAGGAATTACGCTGCTCACCCCCGAGGTGGTCAATGCGTCGAAGGAATTGATCAATGGCATCGTGAGCGGTTCAGGCTACCTGCCCGAGTTGGAGCCATTGAAGGACATTCCGGCCGCCAAGGAATTCTTCGAGGCCTATCAGCGCGAAACGGGTCGGGCGGCCGGCGAAGAAGCGGGGATCGCTGCTCAGGCGGTCGCCGTGTGGGCAAGCGCCGTGCGAAGCACGAACAGTCTCGACAAGACCGTCGTGGCACAGGCCATCCGCGGCAAGGGCGTCAAGGGTACCAACTTTGGCGATGTCCAGTTCGCGGAGAACGGCCAGATGTTGACAAAGCCGAGCCTGTTCCGCGTGGTGGATGGTCCGGCCTGGAGACTCGAGCTTGTCAAGTAA
- a CDS encoding branched-chain amino acid ABC transporter permease: MSITTTEQAPRGMMISTPYQKALWLALWVIGAAITYMLPGWLGGSPLVYGTFVTIAIFAIMTYGVDLVLSYLGEVSLGHTIFWAIGGYSAAILSTSFDANGWQTAAVCIALSIVAAYLLGWATIKTQEFVFSLVTYAAAVVAMEITFNTDALGGSDGFVGIPQLELPFGFATFRGQSSAQLWPIAFGMLVATVLLVVRFRGSRLGLSALMVQMNEPLARASGLSVSRVRLQVFVLSAPITGLAGWLYAYQRAYVGPDMFETYFLVVMLTAIIVVGRRVLLGPILGVSLILAQQNFLSIGGDGNKIALGIVLVGILVGWPKGLVGLADYLRQRISARKGAPGRPE, translated from the coding sequence ATGAGCATCACGACAACCGAGCAGGCGCCCCGCGGGATGATGATTTCAACGCCCTATCAAAAGGCGCTCTGGCTGGCCCTGTGGGTCATCGGCGCGGCGATCACCTACATGCTGCCTGGATGGCTTGGTGGCTCACCGCTCGTATATGGAACGTTCGTCACGATCGCGATCTTCGCCATCATGACTTATGGCGTCGACCTGGTGCTGTCGTACCTCGGCGAGGTGAGTCTCGGCCATACGATCTTTTGGGCCATTGGCGGTTATTCGGCTGCGATCCTTTCGACCTCGTTCGACGCCAATGGATGGCAGACGGCGGCCGTCTGCATCGCTCTTTCAATCGTTGCGGCATACCTCCTTGGGTGGGCGACAATCAAGACGCAAGAATTCGTGTTTTCGCTGGTGACTTACGCCGCCGCCGTGGTCGCCATGGAGATTACCTTCAACACGGATGCGCTTGGCGGCTCGGACGGATTTGTCGGCATTCCGCAGCTGGAATTGCCGTTCGGTTTCGCGACCTTCCGCGGGCAGTCGAGTGCCCAGCTCTGGCCGATCGCTTTCGGTATGCTTGTTGCCACCGTGCTGCTGGTTGTCCGATTTCGCGGTTCGCGGCTTGGATTGTCTGCTTTGATGGTCCAGATGAACGAACCGTTGGCGCGCGCATCGGGGCTGAGCGTATCTCGCGTCAGACTTCAGGTGTTCGTGCTGTCGGCGCCGATCACCGGCCTGGCAGGATGGCTCTATGCCTATCAACGGGCGTATGTCGGTCCGGATATGTTCGAAACCTACTTTCTCGTCGTGATGCTGACCGCAATCATCGTGGTCGGCCGCCGCGTGCTGCTAGGACCGATCCTGGGCGTGTCGCTGATCCTTGCCCAACAGAACTTCCTCTCGATTGGAGGCGACGGCAACAAGATCGCACTTGGGATCGTGCTCGTTGGAATATTGGTGGGCTGGCCCAAGGGCCTGGTGGGGTTGGCCGACTATCTGCGCCAGCGGATTTCGGCTCGAAAGGGTGCGCCCGGTCGTCCTGAGTGA
- a CDS encoding isocitrate lyase/PEP mutase family protein, protein MAETAKGNMRMPSLRAQLQSQSPVFAPVVFDPLSARLAEEAGFSTLYLGGGTQGYLKCVTEANLTLTEMMRVGLDIRTVCSAPLILDGATGWGDPMHMRRTIQMTEAAGFAAIEIEDQLTPKRAHHHIGIEHSVPAELMVTKIEEAVAARRRDELVIIARTNVARREGIDEALRRGELYRRAGADMLFVLPKTPDEVRIIGERLGPPLMYMLVGVGVASLEFTMTDLSGLGYRLVVDPTTPFLAAYTSLQNAYRDMASGKEDRTVGEAGGYEAVQSAIHKTIDLETLLRIERRSVEPDTN, encoded by the coding sequence ATGGCCGAAACGGCAAAAGGAAACATGCGTATGCCTAGTTTGAGGGCGCAGTTGCAAAGCCAGTCGCCGGTTTTTGCCCCGGTGGTGTTCGACCCTCTGAGTGCGAGGCTCGCCGAAGAGGCTGGTTTTTCCACCCTGTATCTAGGCGGCGGTACGCAAGGATACTTGAAATGCGTAACCGAGGCGAACCTCACATTGACCGAAATGATGCGTGTCGGGCTGGATATCCGTACGGTCTGCTCGGCCCCGCTGATCCTCGATGGCGCGACCGGGTGGGGCGATCCCATGCACATGCGCCGAACGATACAAATGACCGAAGCGGCCGGATTTGCTGCGATCGAAATCGAAGATCAGCTAACGCCCAAGCGCGCGCATCATCACATCGGCATTGAGCACAGCGTGCCTGCGGAACTGATGGTGACGAAGATCGAGGAAGCGGTAGCGGCTCGCCGTCGCGATGAGCTTGTCATTATCGCGCGCACAAATGTGGCCCGCCGCGAGGGCATTGATGAAGCCTTGCGGCGCGGAGAGCTATACCGTCGCGCCGGCGCGGACATGCTCTTTGTGCTGCCTAAAACGCCCGACGAAGTACGCATTATTGGCGAGAGGCTTGGGCCTCCCCTGATGTACATGCTGGTCGGAGTCGGCGTGGCTTCGCTGGAATTCACTATGACCGACCTGAGCGGGCTCGGCTATCGCCTGGTCGTTGATCCCACCACGCCATTCCTTGCGGCTTACACCAGCCTGCAGAATGCCTATCGCGATATGGCGTCCGGCAAGGAAGATCGGACCGTCGGGGAGGCTGGCGGATACGAGGCGGTTCAATCGGCCATCCACAAGACGATCGACCTGGAAACTCTGTTGCGCATAGAGCGGCGGAGCGTAGAGCCGGACACCAACTAA
- a CDS encoding branched-chain amino acid ABC transporter permease, with protein sequence MDVVQQIVNGLVIGSGYACIALGWTVLLGAARLVNFAHGQMYMLAAFVCWFILTRMGLAFPIAAALTVVCFIVLGIALQLLMNRLVMTQNLTSLMIVTLGIGYVLQGGAGILFGGAPQTFRSELSRIQFRMDSVWFTAQDLLVLVMALFLYAAVWYFLNRTSQGSSIRAVAEDPKLAQLLGIDPRVVYVVIFVIEAVLVATSAILVAPRSPILTSMGFDEVIITFVVVVLGGVGSVGGALIASFAIGQFTALFGALVSPAYVTAAIFGVLMLFLIARPKGLSFR encoded by the coding sequence ATGGACGTAGTTCAGCAGATCGTCAATGGCCTCGTCATCGGGTCCGGCTATGCGTGCATTGCGCTTGGATGGACGGTGCTGCTCGGCGCAGCACGGCTGGTCAATTTTGCTCACGGCCAGATGTACATGCTGGCTGCGTTTGTCTGTTGGTTCATCCTGACGCGGATGGGATTGGCGTTTCCCATCGCCGCAGCCCTCACCGTCGTCTGCTTCATCGTGCTCGGAATTGCGTTGCAGCTGCTGATGAACCGGCTGGTGATGACCCAGAACCTTACCAGCCTCATGATCGTCACGCTCGGCATCGGCTATGTGCTCCAGGGAGGAGCCGGCATCTTGTTCGGAGGCGCGCCGCAGACCTTTCGGAGCGAATTGAGCAGAATCCAATTCCGTATGGATTCGGTGTGGTTCACCGCCCAGGATCTGCTCGTGCTCGTCATGGCACTCTTCCTCTATGCGGCGGTTTGGTATTTCCTGAACCGGACGTCACAGGGCTCGTCGATCAGGGCGGTCGCGGAAGATCCAAAGCTCGCTCAGCTTCTCGGCATCGACCCGCGGGTCGTCTATGTTGTCATTTTCGTGATCGAGGCGGTGCTGGTCGCCACATCGGCGATTTTGGTTGCGCCACGCAGCCCGATCTTGACCAGTATGGGCTTCGACGAAGTTATCATTACCTTCGTCGTCGTCGTGCTGGGCGGCGTGGGCAGCGTGGGCGGGGCTCTCATTGCATCGTTTGCTATCGGCCAATTCACGGCGCTATTCGGTGCGCTGGTGTCGCCGGCCTATGTCACAGCCGCCATCTTTGGCGTGCTCATGCTGTTCCTGATTGCACGCCCCAAGGGACTTAGCTTCCGATGA
- the dctP gene encoding TRAP transporter substrate-binding protein DctP, translating into MLSRRRLLQGLSLVALHVPQTAHAQAYKAEYRISLVSPPGTLWYQTAERFSKLVNERSQGRIKFKLYPGSSLVQGQQDRELVALRQGLIDCIVGTAGNYAGTVKELIVFNMPFLMRNNMAVDAVLASEVLQGDFYDILRKAGVETLASGEYGYVHIMNSRRRVVVPDDLKGLKIRTVGTPMQGELMSALGANPTTMPFSELQPALATGAVDGLALTMEQFVAVKAHTLGIKHITKWNAWNELIHVMISNNVWRAWTPEDQQIVREAAKEATRELTANVRKAAANGDDTVKSLGVDVAEPSKAQMELWQTAAQPVFDRWKVTLGPELVTKIESAVAAALRQGESK; encoded by the coding sequence ATGCTTAGTCGCCGTCGGCTCCTTCAAGGACTGTCCCTGGTTGCCCTGCACGTCCCGCAAACCGCCCACGCTCAGGCGTACAAAGCCGAATACCGCATTTCGCTCGTCTCGCCACCTGGCACGCTTTGGTATCAAACCGCAGAACGGTTCTCCAAGCTCGTAAACGAACGTTCCCAAGGGCGCATCAAGTTCAAGCTGTATCCGGGCTCCAGCTTGGTGCAGGGCCAGCAAGATCGTGAGCTCGTCGCTTTGCGCCAGGGGTTGATCGATTGCATTGTCGGCACGGCCGGAAATTACGCCGGAACAGTCAAAGAGTTGATCGTCTTCAACATGCCGTTTCTCATGCGGAACAACATGGCTGTCGATGCTGTGCTGGCGTCCGAGGTGCTGCAAGGCGACTTTTACGACATCCTGCGCAAAGCAGGCGTCGAGACGCTTGCCAGCGGAGAATACGGCTACGTGCATATCATGAACTCGCGCCGGCGCGTCGTGGTCCCCGACGATCTCAAGGGTTTGAAGATCCGAACGGTTGGGACCCCCATGCAAGGGGAGTTGATGAGCGCCCTTGGCGCGAACCCGACGACCATGCCCTTCTCTGAACTCCAGCCCGCGCTCGCGACGGGCGCAGTGGACGGGCTGGCGCTTACGATGGAACAGTTCGTCGCTGTCAAGGCTCACACGCTCGGTATCAAGCACATTACGAAGTGGAATGCGTGGAACGAACTTATCCACGTGATGATCTCGAACAATGTCTGGCGTGCTTGGACTCCGGAGGATCAGCAAATAGTGCGTGAAGCAGCGAAGGAAGCGACGCGAGAGCTCACTGCCAACGTCCGCAAGGCCGCGGCCAATGGCGATGATACCGTCAAGTCGCTCGGCGTCGACGTCGCAGAACCGTCGAAAGCGCAGATGGAGCTTTGGCAAACAGCCGCTCAGCCCGTCTTCGACCGTTGGAAGGTCACGCTCGGGCCCGAGCTTGTGACGAAGATTGAGAGCGCAGTCGCTGCAGCGTTGCGCCAAGGGGAGTCGAAGTGA
- a CDS encoding AMP-binding protein — MSIVRFFDAGARAHSSSVCLQGPAGDVWTYSEALSKTVRIARGLIARGFSKGFHGAVLSGNKAEALIAILGVCRAEGVWLPVNARNTWQTNAEFLKDMDCDVLFFESRWKEDVQRIRAQVTNIRLFVCLEELDRELSLRGLMASQPDGFFTPDWDPEGTAMIMATGGTTGRSKGAMLTNRNFSNTFASHMSVFNIAQRMTMLVAAPISHTAGAISLPFLARGARLVMMDGIEPQKLLQKIQDEKVNILFLPPTVIYVLLAQPNVREFDYSSLKYLLYGAAPMSPDKLVEAIEVFGPVMTQMYGQSEVPGAISALSADEHLVDGKPAPRARLLSAGRPFPFVRVEILCDDDCIAFAPGVRGEIIVQGDTVMKGYYKNPDATAQSRWGPWHRTGDIGELDENGYLTIVDRKKDMIITGGFNVYSTEVEAALMSHTAVKDCAVIGIPDEKWGEAVKAIVELRPGAPVEADSLREFARERLGGVKAPKSVEIVDSLPRSAAGKVLKKDLRRKYWTGLERSV, encoded by the coding sequence GTGAGCATCGTAAGATTCTTCGACGCAGGAGCACGTGCGCACTCTTCGTCCGTGTGCCTGCAGGGCCCTGCCGGCGATGTCTGGACCTACTCCGAGGCGTTGTCAAAGACAGTGCGTATCGCCAGAGGGTTGATTGCGCGGGGATTCTCGAAAGGCTTTCATGGCGCGGTTCTCAGCGGCAACAAAGCCGAAGCATTGATTGCGATCCTCGGCGTCTGCCGGGCAGAGGGCGTCTGGTTGCCAGTCAACGCGAGAAACACTTGGCAAACCAACGCCGAGTTCCTGAAGGACATGGACTGTGACGTGCTCTTCTTCGAGTCACGATGGAAGGAGGACGTTCAGCGCATACGAGCGCAAGTCACAAATATCCGCCTGTTTGTCTGCCTTGAAGAGTTGGACAGAGAACTATCCCTGCGCGGCCTGATGGCCTCACAGCCTGACGGCTTCTTCACGCCTGACTGGGACCCTGAGGGCACGGCAATGATCATGGCAACGGGGGGGACAACGGGGCGCTCGAAAGGGGCGATGCTGACGAATCGGAACTTCAGCAACACGTTCGCCAGTCACATGTCTGTCTTCAACATAGCACAACGAATGACGATGCTGGTGGCCGCCCCCATCAGCCACACGGCGGGCGCAATCTCTCTGCCGTTCCTCGCTCGTGGTGCCCGACTGGTGATGATGGACGGAATCGAGCCGCAGAAGCTGTTGCAGAAGATTCAGGATGAAAAGGTCAACATCCTGTTTCTTCCGCCAACAGTCATCTACGTCCTCCTGGCACAGCCGAATGTGCGCGAGTTCGACTACTCGTCACTGAAGTATCTGCTCTATGGTGCCGCGCCGATGTCGCCGGACAAGCTGGTGGAGGCGATCGAGGTGTTCGGACCAGTGATGACCCAGATGTACGGCCAGTCCGAAGTTCCGGGAGCAATTAGCGCGCTGAGCGCAGACGAGCACCTCGTTGACGGGAAGCCCGCTCCTCGGGCGCGACTGTTGTCGGCTGGCCGACCCTTTCCCTTCGTGCGCGTTGAAATCCTTTGTGACGACGACTGCATTGCTTTCGCGCCCGGCGTCCGCGGGGAGATCATCGTTCAAGGCGACACCGTGATGAAGGGTTACTACAAGAATCCGGATGCCACTGCCCAGAGCCGCTGGGGGCCCTGGCACCGCACCGGCGACATTGGCGAGCTCGACGAGAACGGTTATCTGACGATCGTCGATCGAAAAAAAGACATGATCATCACTGGCGGATTCAACGTGTACTCCACGGAGGTGGAGGCCGCGCTCATGTCGCATACCGCCGTGAAGGACTGCGCCGTGATCGGCATACCCGACGAGAAGTGGGGCGAGGCCGTCAAGGCCATCGTTGAGTTGCGGCCCGGCGCCCCAGTCGAGGCCGACTCCCTGCGTGAGTTCGCGCGCGAGCGTCTGGGCGGCGTGAAGGCACCCAAGAGCGTCGAGATCGTTGACAGCCTTCCGCGCAGTGCAGCGGGCAAGGTCCTAAAGAAAGATCTCCGACGAAAATATTGGACAGGATTGGAACGCTCAGTCTGA
- a CDS encoding ABC transporter ATP-binding protein: protein MKPMLAAEDIHVRYGGSIALEKVSISIPPGRMIAVAGPNGAGKSTLVNALAGWSRGSPRVTGSVVLDGFSILGQQPHRIANLGLQHVPEGKNVFAELTVTETLALVREPLDKEGRHLYSREQVLSLFPRLHERRSHKGGQLSGGERQMLAVSRALLAGPKVLLLDEPSVGLAPRLIMELLIVIRRLVDDGLPVLLVEQNIRAALEVADELYLLERGRIVAHGEAASMRQHEMIVNAYLGGASH from the coding sequence ATGAAGCCGATGCTCGCCGCCGAGGATATTCACGTTCGTTACGGGGGCAGTATCGCTCTCGAGAAGGTTAGTATCTCCATTCCCCCGGGGCGCATGATCGCCGTGGCCGGGCCGAACGGGGCCGGCAAGAGTACGCTGGTCAATGCGCTGGCCGGCTGGTCGCGCGGTTCGCCGCGCGTGACTGGGAGCGTTGTCCTCGACGGATTCAGCATCCTCGGTCAACAGCCTCACCGTATCGCGAATCTCGGATTGCAGCACGTCCCGGAGGGCAAAAATGTGTTCGCGGAACTGACCGTGACGGAAACTCTCGCGCTCGTGCGAGAGCCGCTCGATAAAGAGGGGCGTCATCTCTACAGCCGCGAGCAGGTACTCTCGCTTTTTCCGCGCCTTCACGAACGCCGTTCCCACAAGGGGGGACAATTGAGCGGCGGCGAACGCCAGATGCTGGCGGTCAGCCGTGCATTACTCGCCGGCCCAAAAGTGCTTCTGCTGGATGAACCGTCGGTTGGGCTCGCCCCGCGCCTCATTATGGAGTTGCTTATCGTCATTCGCCGGCTGGTGGACGATGGTTTGCCGGTACTTCTCGTCGAGCAGAACATCCGGGCCGCGCTTGAAGTCGCCGACGAATTATACCTCCTGGAACGTGGCCGCATCGTCGCCCACGGCGAGGCGGCGTCCATGCGGCAGCACGAAATGATCGTAAACGCATATCTTGGCGGCGCGAGCCATTAG
- a CDS encoding enoyl-CoA hydratase: MTSSTPNAVGRAVRSSSDGVAWLSLENPARMNAISLAMWHQIADAVRRYEQDESLRCLIICGAGDKAFASGADISEFDSLRTGEAVHVYDAAAKDSMTLLEATKKPTIAVIDGYCIGGGVALALCCDIRIASDDARFSIPAARLGLGYDYVGIKRLVDLVGPSRAKLIFFSARKFGADEAKSIGVVDMVVPKARLTAEANELVKNIAGNAPLTIGAAKRAIATTQMAPQHQDISAVEAMATACFASEDYAEGRRAFAEKRQPRFKGR; this comes from the coding sequence ATGACTTCGTCCACTCCAAATGCTGTTGGGCGTGCGGTCCGCAGTTCGTCAGACGGCGTCGCATGGCTCTCGCTGGAGAACCCCGCACGGATGAACGCGATCTCGCTTGCCATGTGGCATCAGATCGCGGACGCCGTCCGGCGTTACGAGCAAGACGAAAGTCTGCGGTGTCTGATTATTTGCGGCGCGGGCGACAAGGCATTCGCCTCAGGCGCGGACATCTCGGAATTTGACAGTCTTCGCACCGGCGAGGCGGTGCACGTCTACGATGCGGCGGCGAAAGATTCCATGACGCTTCTTGAGGCGACGAAGAAGCCGACCATCGCCGTCATAGACGGCTATTGCATCGGTGGTGGCGTTGCTCTCGCGTTGTGCTGTGACATCCGGATCGCTTCCGATGATGCGCGCTTCTCGATACCGGCAGCGAGGCTCGGTCTCGGATACGACTATGTCGGAATCAAGCGCCTCGTCGATCTGGTGGGGCCATCCCGCGCGAAGCTGATCTTCTTCTCGGCACGAAAGTTCGGTGCGGATGAAGCGAAAAGCATCGGCGTCGTCGACATGGTCGTGCCGAAAGCGCGTCTCACGGCGGAAGCGAACGAACTCGTCAAAAATATCGCAGGCAATGCGCCCCTTACGATCGGTGCAGCAAAACGTGCCATTGCCACCACGCAGATGGCGCCTCAACACCAGGACATATCTGCCGTCGAAGCCATGGCGACCGCCTGCTTCGCGAGCGAGGACTACGCCGAAGGCCGCCGTGCGTTCGCAGAAAAACGGCAACCAAGGTTCAAGGGGCGTTGA
- a CDS encoding ATP-binding cassette domain-containing protein yields the protein MSSNQPSLAAIPPSLQVSDITVRYGALVALSNLNWKVVGGEILGIIGPNGAGKSSCFAAVTNCVIYTGTVVLDGENVSQRSTNQLALLGLRRTFQQNSFFGDLTVLQNAEAALVTVHGTPLYEAVLMPWRLDRRTRSSEEAAKTLLEDFGIGSGYHSKVPSAIPYGVQRLLSIALAYAKGARVLLVDEPAAGVGGEDMMHLAALLLRLKERGVALVVIEHHMDLIMSIADRIVVIDAGKHLAEGPPAAIKTNTQVIEAYLGRTE from the coding sequence TTGTCAAGTAACCAGCCATCATTGGCCGCAATCCCGCCATCCCTCCAGGTTTCTGACATAACAGTGCGCTACGGCGCACTCGTTGCTCTCAGCAACCTGAATTGGAAGGTGGTCGGAGGCGAGATATTGGGCATCATCGGCCCGAACGGCGCCGGAAAGAGTTCGTGCTTCGCTGCCGTCACGAACTGCGTCATTTACACCGGCACCGTCGTGCTGGATGGTGAGAACGTCTCGCAGAGGTCGACCAACCAACTTGCTCTCCTGGGTTTGCGCCGAACATTCCAGCAGAACAGCTTTTTCGGAGATCTCACCGTCCTGCAAAACGCCGAGGCGGCACTTGTCACTGTTCATGGCACTCCGCTCTATGAAGCGGTTCTCATGCCCTGGCGCCTCGACAGGCGTACCCGGAGTTCGGAAGAAGCGGCGAAGACGCTGCTCGAGGATTTCGGCATCGGCTCAGGTTATCACAGCAAGGTTCCTTCGGCCATTCCGTACGGCGTGCAGCGGTTACTCTCGATTGCCCTCGCCTATGCCAAGGGAGCTCGCGTGCTGCTCGTCGACGAACCCGCCGCCGGTGTCGGCGGAGAGGATATGATGCATCTTGCCGCGTTGTTGCTTCGGCTCAAAGAGCGTGGCGTGGCGCTCGTTGTGATCGAACACCACATGGATCTGATCATGTCGATCGCTGACCGCATCGTGGTCATCGATGCCGGCAAGCATTTGGCTGAGGGCCCCCCGGCGGCAATTAAAACGAACACTCAGGTCATCGAAGCATATCTGGGGCGCACCGAATGA
- a CDS encoding TRAP transporter large permease translates to MTTFILFTVFIALMAFGVPIGVALGAAGTVVIMLTSDGMEWFGLFAVQQSFDAGIGKYPLLALPMFVLVGCAFDRSGIATRIIDFASALLGRGPGILPLVCIVVAMLLGGISGSGAALAAAIGSVMLGSMTRVGYPPAFSATVVGAATATDILIPPSLAFVVYSILVPAAGLNDLFIAGLIPGVLAGVALIAPAWWLSRRHGFGSRETHLPRPPFWKSLREASWGLATPILILGGMRAGMFTPTEAAVVAATYILFVGLFIHRTIEFRDLPEILAESATVSACILVIFGLSGAFQYCVSTLGIAEPIVQWFGDMRLGSIGTLVLVLVVLKLLGMVMEGTTIFLVFVPLLSPLGRTFGWDPVWFGVLVTMVIALGQFTPPLAINLMISCRLAKVPIEATLPWVGWFMLSFAVAIAAVITWPQLALWLPRALAR, encoded by the coding sequence GTGACAACTTTCATCCTTTTCACTGTCTTCATCGCTCTTATGGCGTTCGGCGTTCCCATCGGCGTGGCGCTGGGCGCCGCTGGAACCGTCGTGATCATGTTGACGAGCGACGGCATGGAGTGGTTCGGGCTGTTTGCAGTACAGCAGAGCTTCGACGCCGGCATTGGCAAATATCCGCTACTGGCGTTGCCGATGTTCGTGCTGGTTGGATGCGCGTTCGATCGATCGGGCATCGCGACCCGTATCATCGATTTTGCATCGGCACTTCTCGGCCGCGGACCAGGAATACTGCCGCTAGTCTGTATTGTCGTTGCCATGCTTCTGGGTGGCATATCAGGATCCGGGGCCGCCTTGGCGGCTGCGATCGGGAGCGTCATGCTCGGTTCGATGACCCGCGTTGGATACCCGCCGGCCTTCAGTGCGACCGTCGTCGGTGCTGCAACCGCGACTGACATCCTGATCCCGCCCTCGCTCGCATTTGTCGTGTATAGCATTCTCGTGCCCGCCGCAGGGCTGAACGACCTTTTTATCGCGGGCCTGATTCCCGGGGTGCTGGCGGGTGTCGCTTTGATCGCTCCGGCGTGGTGGCTCTCGAGACGGCATGGATTCGGGAGCCGAGAGACCCATCTGCCGAGGCCGCCCTTCTGGAAGAGTTTGCGCGAGGCAAGTTGGGGGCTGGCGACACCCATTCTCATTCTCGGCGGAATGCGCGCGGGAATGTTCACGCCGACTGAGGCCGCCGTAGTAGCCGCCACGTATATCCTGTTTGTCGGCCTGTTCATTCACCGCACCATCGAATTTCGCGATCTACCCGAAATCCTTGCGGAGTCGGCCACGGTCTCCGCTTGCATCCTCGTCATCTTCGGGCTCTCAGGAGCTTTTCAGTACTGCGTAAGCACCTTGGGGATCGCCGAACCCATCGTCCAGTGGTTCGGTGACATGCGACTGGGCAGTATCGGCACGCTCGTCCTCGTACTCGTGGTGTTGAAGCTACTCGGCATGGTCATGGAGGGAACGACCATATTCCTCGTGTTCGTTCCGCTGCTTTCCCCATTGGGCCGCACGTTTGGTTGGGACCCGGTTTGGTTCGGCGTCCTGGTCACGATGGTAATAGCGCTGGGCCAGTTCACACCGCCCCTCGCGATCAACCTGATGATTTCGTGCCGCTTGGCGAAGGTGCCCATCGAAGCCACCCTGCCGTGGGTCGGCTGGTTCATGCTGAGCTTCGCGGTTGCCATCGCCGCTGTCATCACCTGGCCCCAGCTCGCGCTGTGGCTGCCTCGCGCGCTCGCCCGCTAG
- a CDS encoding TRAP transporter small permease — translation MGAIIMALLVLITFANVVVRYLTNRSFAWTEEFSVFLLVVLTLAGSAYAALHDSHIRIDFIYAGGTKKRRSMLRLYSRIMTSAMFLMIAVLSARSAIGEYALGETTTGVGLPRWLYTVWFPPLALWTAVRVWMNPAERGSATEDQAQDLP, via the coding sequence ATGGGCGCCATCATCATGGCGCTACTGGTGCTGATCACCTTTGCGAACGTCGTCGTTCGTTACCTGACGAACCGTTCTTTCGCCTGGACCGAGGAGTTCTCTGTGTTCCTGCTGGTCGTCCTGACGCTTGCGGGTTCCGCGTACGCAGCACTTCACGACTCCCACATCCGCATCGACTTCATCTACGCGGGCGGCACGAAGAAGCGCCGAAGTATGTTGCGTCTATATTCGCGCATCATGACGTCGGCCATGTTCTTGATGATCGCCGTACTCTCCGCCAGATCGGCAATCGGTGAGTACGCTCTGGGCGAGACCACCACGGGCGTCGGCCTGCCCCGCTGGTTGTATACGGTTTGGTTTCCGCCCTTGGCACTCTGGACCGCCGTGCGGGTGTGGATGAATCCCGCCGAACGCGGAAGTGCGACTGAAGACCAGGCGCAGGATCTTCCGTGA